From the genome of Longimicrobiales bacterium:
ACCGCCGCGGCGTCCATGACCTGCAGTTCACGCGTGAGCACGTCGTGGAAGCTGAGACGCCGGATGAACTCGGCGTCCGGGTCCTTGGCCGGATCGGCGGTGTAGATCCCGCTCACCTTGGTCGCCTTGATCAGCACGTCGGCATCGACTTCGATCGCGCGCAACACCGCCGCCGTGTCGGTCGAGAAGTACGGGTTGCCGGTCCCGCCAGCGAAGATCACGACTCGGCTCTTCTCCAGGTGCCGCAGTGCGCGCCGGCGGATATACGGCTCCGCGAGCGCCTCCATGCGGATCGCCGTCATCACCCGCGTGTCGACGCCCTTGCGCTCCAGCAGGTCCTGCAGCGCCAGCGCGTTGATGATCGTGGCGAGCATGCCCATGTAATCGGCGCTCACCCGGTCCATCCCCTGCGCACTCGCCTGCGTGCCGCGCACGATGTTGCCGCCGCCGATGACCAGGCCGATCGAGACACCCATTCCGTGCAGCGACCGGATCTCGTCCGTGAGCCGGTCCACGACCGGCGGCGAGATCCCGAAGCCCTGCTCGCCCGCCAGCGCTTCGCCGCTCAGCTTCAGAACGACGCGACGATACTTCAGCTCCTCGGCCGCCATTACTCGCCGAGCTGGTAGCGGACGAACCGGCGCACCACGACGTTTTCGCCCGTCTTTGCGGCCACGTCCTGCACCAGCTCGCGGATCGTCTGCTTGCCTTCCGGGTCCTTCACGAAGACCTGCTCCATCAGCGTGCTGTCCTTGAAGAACCTCTTCATCTTGCCGTCGACGATCTTGTCCCACATCGCCTCCGGCTTGCCTTCGTTCTTCACCTGCTCGCGG
Proteins encoded in this window:
- the pyrH gene encoding UMP kinase, yielding MAAEELKYRRVVLKLSGEALAGEQGFGISPPVVDRLTDEIRSLHGMGVSIGLVIGGGNIVRGTQASAQGMDRVSADYMGMLATIINALALQDLLERKGVDTRVMTAIRMEALAEPYIRRRALRHLEKSRVVIFAGGTGNPYFSTDTAAVLRAIEVDADVLIKATKVSGIYTADPAKDPDAEFIRRLSFHDVLTRELQVMDAAAVSLCKDNGLPIIVLNIHERGAVAAALRGEEMGTLVS